The Bos mutus isolate GX-2022 chromosome 7, NWIPB_WYAK_1.1, whole genome shotgun sequence genome window below encodes:
- the LOC102279585 gene encoding adhesion G protein-coupled receptor E2-like isoform X1, with protein MNTTVQNLKTSIITRCARWCPPNSKCVDANTCRCIPGFTSSTGEVITSRSETCDEISIHTWTAPSSINSSNLIQGVDEMLEAPRDLETLPNSEQHLVASNLLTGLETVLRGLSKSLNNESLHFSSPSGTEMSLKALDKEDKNVTLIQNNIKMILIWDAVHESNDSGPIVVGLVSIPGIEKLLDKVPLIVDAEEQAVPHETHGELLQEVPPILLSDVISVFISNSNTQNLSSPVKFVFKHSRTSETKGKVHCVFWEQGQNGSGHWATRGCRTMDNRDDSTTCQCTHFSSFAVLMAYYNVQEEDPALTVITYMGLSLSLLCLFLAALTFLLCKAIQSISTSLHLQLSLCLFLAHLLFLTAIDRTESKVLCAIIAGALHYLYLASFTWMLLEGLQLFLTARNLTVVNYSSANRFMKKLTFPVGYGVPAVIVAISSASRPHLYGTPKRCWLSTEKGFVWTFLGPVCTIFSINLVFFLITFWIVKKKLSSLNSDVSTLRKTRMLTFKATAQLFILGCTWCLGILQVGPAPHVMAYLFTIINSLQGFFIFLVYCLLSQQVQEQYKIWFKGIKKKKTESEEYTLSSRAMLEPSKHSEVALVVSNLPAVQETQVQSLGQEDPPEEEMANNSRILAWGIPWPVEPDDLQTMESQRIEHD; from the exons ATGAACACTACAGTCCAGAACCTTAAAA CCTCTATCATAACTCGTTGTGCTCGGTGGTGCCCTCCAAACTCCAAATGTGTTGATGCCAACACCTGTCGCTGCATTCCAGGATTCACATCTTCAACTGGGGAAGTCATCACCAGCCGCTCAGAGACTTGTGATG AGATCTCCATCCACACCTGGACCGCACCCTCAAGTATCAACAGCTCG AACCTCATACAGGGGGTGGATGAAATGCTGGAGGCCCCCCGGGACCTAGAAACCTTGCCCAACTCAGAACAGCACCTTGTGGCCTCTAACCTGCTCACTGGCCTGGAAACTGTCTTGAGAGGACTGAGCAAGTCCCTGAACAATGAGTCACTGCACTTCAGTTCACCTTCAGGCACAG AAATGTCACTGAAGgcactggataaagaagataagaATGTCACTTTGATTCAGAATAACATAAAGATGATACTGATCTGGGATGCAGTGCATGAATCTAATGACTCAG GTCCCATTGTGGTGGGCCTTGTCTCCATACCTGGGATTGAAAAGTTGCTGGATAAAGTCCCCCTGATTGTGGATGCTGAGGAACAGGCAGTTCCACATGAGACACATGGGGAATTGCTGCAGGAAGTTCCCCCTATCCTGCTGTCAGATGTCATATCTGTTTTTATCAGCAACAGTAACACACAGAACCTCAGTTCTCCAGTCAAATTTGTCTTCAAACAT TCAAGGACCTCTGAAACAAAGGGGAAGGTGCACTGTGTCTTCTGGGAGCAGGGCCAGAATGGAAGTGGTCATTGGGCAACCAGAGGCTGCAGGACGATGGACAACAGAGACGACAGCACCACCTGCCAGTGCACACACTTCAGCAGCTTTGCTGTCCTCATGGCCTACTACAATGTGCAG GAGGAGGATCCCGCACTGACTGTGATCACCTACATGGGACTGAGCCTCTCTCTGCTGTGTCTCTTCCTGGCGGCCCTCACCTTCCTGCTGTGCAAAGCCATCCAGAGCATCAGCACCTCACTCCATCTGCAGCTCTCACTCTGCCTCTTTCTGGCCCACTTGCTCTTCCTGACAGCCATCGACAGAACTGAGAGCAAG gtGCTGTGTGCCATCATTGCAGGTGCCTTACACTATCTCTACCTGGCCTCCTTCACCTGGATGCTGCTGGAGGGTCTGCAACTCTTCCTCACTGCACGCAACCTGACGGTGGTCAACTACTCCAGTGCCAACAGATTCATGAAGAAGCTCACGTTCCCAGTGGGCTATGGAGTCCCAGCTGTGATTGTGGCCATTTCTTCTGCATCCAGGCCTCATCTTTATGGAACACCCAAACG ATGCTGGCTCAGCACAGAAAAAGGATTTGTATGGACATTTCTTGGCCCTGTCTGCACCATCTTCTCT ATTAATTTAGTTTTCTTCCTGATAACATTCTGGATTGTGAAAAAGAAGCTCTCCTCACTCAACAGTGATGTGTCCACTCTCCGGAAGACTAG GATGCTAACATTTAAAGCCACAGCTCAGCTCTTTATCTTGGGATGTACATGGTGTCTGGGAATCCTGCAGGTGGGACCAGCTCCCCACGTCATGGCCTACCTCTTCACCATCATCAACAGCCTGCAGGGTTTCTTCATCTTCCTGGTGTACTGCCTCCTCAGCCAGCAG GTGCAGGAGCAATACAAGATATGGTTCAAAgggatcaagaaaaagaaaactgagtctgAAGAGTACACACTGTCCAGCAGGGCCATGTTGGAACCCTCTAAACACAGTGAG
- the LOC102279585 gene encoding adhesion G protein-coupled receptor E2-like isoform X2: protein MNTTVQNLKTSIITRCARWCPPNSKCVDANTCRCIPGFTSSTGEVITSRSETCDEISIHTWTAPSSINSSNLIQGVDEMLEAPRDLETLPNSEQHLVASNLLTGLETVLRGLSKSLNNESLHFSSPSGTEMSLKALDKEDKNVTLIQNNIKMILIWDAVHESNDSGPIVVGLVSIPGIEKLLDKVPLIVDAEEQAVPHETHGELLQEVPPILLSDVISVFISNSNTQNLSSPVKFVFKHSRTSETKGKVHCVFWEQGQNGSGHWATRGCRTMDNRDDSTTCQCTHFSSFAVLMAYYNVQEEDPALTVITYMGLSLSLLCLFLAALTFLLCKAIQSISTSLHLQLSLCLFLAHLLFLTAIDRTESKVLCAIIAGALHYLYLASFTWMLLEGLQLFLTARNLTVVNYSSANRFMKKLTFPVGYGVPAVIVAISSASRPHLYGTPKRCWLSTEKGFVWTFLGPVCTIFSINLVFFLITFWIVKKKLSSLNSDVSTLRKTRMLTFKATAQLFILGCTWCLGILQVGPAPHVMAYLFTIINSLQGFFIFLVYCLLSQQVQEQYKIWFKGIKKKKTESEEYTLSSRAMLEPSKHSEDN, encoded by the exons ATGAACACTACAGTCCAGAACCTTAAAA CCTCTATCATAACTCGTTGTGCTCGGTGGTGCCCTCCAAACTCCAAATGTGTTGATGCCAACACCTGTCGCTGCATTCCAGGATTCACATCTTCAACTGGGGAAGTCATCACCAGCCGCTCAGAGACTTGTGATG AGATCTCCATCCACACCTGGACCGCACCCTCAAGTATCAACAGCTCG AACCTCATACAGGGGGTGGATGAAATGCTGGAGGCCCCCCGGGACCTAGAAACCTTGCCCAACTCAGAACAGCACCTTGTGGCCTCTAACCTGCTCACTGGCCTGGAAACTGTCTTGAGAGGACTGAGCAAGTCCCTGAACAATGAGTCACTGCACTTCAGTTCACCTTCAGGCACAG AAATGTCACTGAAGgcactggataaagaagataagaATGTCACTTTGATTCAGAATAACATAAAGATGATACTGATCTGGGATGCAGTGCATGAATCTAATGACTCAG GTCCCATTGTGGTGGGCCTTGTCTCCATACCTGGGATTGAAAAGTTGCTGGATAAAGTCCCCCTGATTGTGGATGCTGAGGAACAGGCAGTTCCACATGAGACACATGGGGAATTGCTGCAGGAAGTTCCCCCTATCCTGCTGTCAGATGTCATATCTGTTTTTATCAGCAACAGTAACACACAGAACCTCAGTTCTCCAGTCAAATTTGTCTTCAAACAT TCAAGGACCTCTGAAACAAAGGGGAAGGTGCACTGTGTCTTCTGGGAGCAGGGCCAGAATGGAAGTGGTCATTGGGCAACCAGAGGCTGCAGGACGATGGACAACAGAGACGACAGCACCACCTGCCAGTGCACACACTTCAGCAGCTTTGCTGTCCTCATGGCCTACTACAATGTGCAG GAGGAGGATCCCGCACTGACTGTGATCACCTACATGGGACTGAGCCTCTCTCTGCTGTGTCTCTTCCTGGCGGCCCTCACCTTCCTGCTGTGCAAAGCCATCCAGAGCATCAGCACCTCACTCCATCTGCAGCTCTCACTCTGCCTCTTTCTGGCCCACTTGCTCTTCCTGACAGCCATCGACAGAACTGAGAGCAAG gtGCTGTGTGCCATCATTGCAGGTGCCTTACACTATCTCTACCTGGCCTCCTTCACCTGGATGCTGCTGGAGGGTCTGCAACTCTTCCTCACTGCACGCAACCTGACGGTGGTCAACTACTCCAGTGCCAACAGATTCATGAAGAAGCTCACGTTCCCAGTGGGCTATGGAGTCCCAGCTGTGATTGTGGCCATTTCTTCTGCATCCAGGCCTCATCTTTATGGAACACCCAAACG ATGCTGGCTCAGCACAGAAAAAGGATTTGTATGGACATTTCTTGGCCCTGTCTGCACCATCTTCTCT ATTAATTTAGTTTTCTTCCTGATAACATTCTGGATTGTGAAAAAGAAGCTCTCCTCACTCAACAGTGATGTGTCCACTCTCCGGAAGACTAG GATGCTAACATTTAAAGCCACAGCTCAGCTCTTTATCTTGGGATGTACATGGTGTCTGGGAATCCTGCAGGTGGGACCAGCTCCCCACGTCATGGCCTACCTCTTCACCATCATCAACAGCCTGCAGGGTTTCTTCATCTTCCTGGTGTACTGCCTCCTCAGCCAGCAG GTGCAGGAGCAATACAAGATATGGTTCAAAgggatcaagaaaaagaaaactgagtctgAAGAGTACACACTGTCCAGCAGGGCCATGTTGGAACCCTCTAAACACAGTGAG